The Desulfobacterales bacterium genome includes a window with the following:
- a CDS encoding 1-(5-phosphoribosyl)-5-amino-4-imidazole-carboxylate carboxylase, with amino-acid sequence MDKEILRQILQQVKNGDLCIDDAYFQLEKLPFENINFAKIDNHRAIRKGYPEVIFSEGKTLNQIQKIIERISQGNNNILATRATSETYEAIKEVENDCVYYEDARIVVIKPKPPVSFIGNIVIITAGTSDIPVAEEAGITAETFG; translated from the coding sequence ATGGACAAAGAAATTCTTCGACAAATTTTACAGCAAGTTAAAAATGGTGATCTATGCATAGATGACGCCTATTTTCAATTGGAAAAGCTTCCTTTTGAAAATATTAATTTTGCTAAAATTGATAATCATCGAGCAATTAGAAAGGGATATCCAGAAGTTATTTTTTCTGAAGGTAAAACTTTAAATCAAATACAAAAAATTATAGAACGAATATCTCAAGGAAATAATAATATTCTTGCTACTCGTGCTACATCTGAAACATACGAGGCAATAAAGGAAGTAGAAAATGACTGCGTTTATTATGAGGATGCCCGTATTGTAGTAATAAAGCCTAAACCACCAGTTAGCTTTATTGGAAATATTGTTATTATTACGGCAGGAACATCAGATATTCCTGTGGCTGAAGAAGCTGGTATAACAGCTGAAACGTTTGGA
- the serC gene encoding 3-phosphoserine/phosphohydroxythreonine transaminase — MSNRIHNFNAGPSALPLPVLEEIKENFLNFENTGMSITEISHRAKPFEKVLNDAVALTKKLLGIGENYHVLFVQGGASLQFCMIPMNLLSEGKTADYVNTGTWSTKAIKEAQLMGKTIKVVASSEDKNFSYIPKNIQFNKDAVYAHITSNNTIKGTQWASFPDTSGVPLIADMSSDILSRPFDVSKFGLIYAGAQKNLGPAGVCMVIIRDDMLKLVPKNIPNMLKYTTYSENNSLYNTPPCFSIYTVGLVLKWIDKLGGLNKMEEINKKKAEMIYNIIDGTGFYKGTAEKESRSLMNVTFKLGTEDLEKKFLDEAAKNKLGGLKGHRSVGGCRASIYNAVSLESIQALVDFMKDFEKING, encoded by the coding sequence ATGTCAAATAGAATTCACAATTTTAATGCTGGTCCATCTGCTCTTCCTCTTCCAGTATTAGAAGAGATAAAAGAAAATTTTTTAAATTTTGAAAATACAGGCATGTCGATAACTGAAATAAGTCATCGAGCCAAACCTTTTGAAAAAGTGCTGAATGATGCGGTTGCTTTAACAAAAAAATTGCTTGGTATTGGCGAAAATTATCATGTTTTATTTGTTCAAGGCGGTGCAAGTCTTCAATTTTGCATGATTCCAATGAATCTTCTATCAGAAGGAAAAACAGCTGATTATGTTAATACAGGAACATGGTCAACAAAAGCTATAAAAGAAGCTCAATTAATGGGAAAAACAATTAAGGTAGTTGCTTCATCAGAAGATAAAAATTTTTCATATATTCCTAAAAATATTCAATTTAATAAAGATGCAGTTTATGCTCACATAACATCCAATAATACCATAAAAGGTACTCAGTGGGCTTCATTCCCTGATACTTCTGGAGTTCCTCTTATTGCTGATATGTCATCAGATATATTGAGCAGGCCTTTTGACGTTTCAAAATTTGGACTTATATATGCTGGCGCTCAGAAAAATTTAGGTCCTGCTGGTGTCTGCATGGTAATCATAAGAGATGACATGCTTAAATTAGTTCCTAAAAATATTCCTAACATGCTTAAATATACTACTTATTCTGAAAATAATTCTTTATATAATACTCCTCCCTGCTTTTCTATATATACAGTTGGCCTTGTCCTTAAATGGATTGATAAACTTGGCGGACTTAATAAGATGGAAGAAATTAATAAGAAAAAAGCTGAAATGATTTATAATATTATAGATGGAACTGGTTTCTATAAGGGAACTGCCGAAAAAGAAAGTCGATCCTTGATGAACGTAACTTTTAAGCTTGGAACTGAAGACCTTGAGAAAAAATTCCTTGATGAAGCTGCTAAAAATAAACTCGGAGGTTTAAAAGGCCACCGTTCAGTTGGCGGTTGTCGAGCTTCTATTTATAATGCTGTTAGTTTAGAATCAATTCAAGCTCTTGTTGATTTTATGAAAGATTTCGAAAAAATAAACGGATAA
- a CDS encoding Uma2 family endonuclease, producing the protein MNEELIKKNATYEDLYTIPKNMIGEIINGQLYAMPRPSPRHSNVSSIIGWQIIGPFRFGLGGPGGWIILDEPEIQLGQDIFVPDLAAWKKERLPRPPTTNYIAIPPDWICEVLSPSTAIHDRTKKMPIYAQSGVAYLWLIHPIDKTVEIFGLDAGKWVFISAHGDKDKVRAEPFKEIEIDIATFWWD; encoded by the coding sequence ATGAATGAAGAATTAATTAAAAAAAATGCTACTTATGAAGATTTATACACCATCCCAAAAAATATGATAGGTGAAATAATTAATGGTCAACTTTATGCTATGCCAAGACCTTCTCCAAGACATAGTAATGTATCTTCTATTATTGGATGGCAAATTATTGGACCTTTTCGCTTCGGTTTAGGAGGACCTGGTGGATGGATAATTTTGGATGAACCAGAAATTCAATTAGGTCAAGATATATTTGTTCCTGATTTAGCTGCTTGGAAAAAAGAAAGGTTACCAAGACCTCCAACAACAAATTATATTGCCATTCCTCCAGATTGGATTTGCGAAGTTCTATCTCCAAGTACTGCTATACATGATAGAACAAAAAAAATGCCTATATATGCTCAATCTGGAGTTGCATATCTTTGGTTAATTCATCCAATAGACAAAACTGTAGAAATCTTTGGACTTGATGCTGGAAAATGGGTTTTTATTTCAGCCCATGGCGATAAAGACAAAGTTAGAGCCGAACCTTTTAAAGAAATTGAAATTGATATTGCAACCTTTTGGTGGGATTAA
- a CDS encoding methyltransferase domain-containing protein, with product MALIYKKDFLETHKEEYDYLGEEDFNLLLKKLPLSPSRGTLLDLACGSGVIGKLFKNKFPELEVVGMDICLSLLKWAKFPVCQSDVFNLPFKNDSFDLIISAGAFHHFSRIDYAIKECYRCLKPNGIFMAFDPNKFHPQRFIMMTAPLRHIFYKVGDRALSPIYFKKSLIAQGIKNVNISYVTFKWKGASSFNNLNYQLFNKISKTQFNKLLPILSPWFIITGVKL from the coding sequence ATGGCGTTAATTTATAAAAAAGATTTTTTAGAAACACACAAAGAAGAATATGATTATTTGGGAGAAGAAGATTTTAATTTGTTGCTAAAAAAATTACCTTTGTCTCCATCTCGTGGGACATTATTAGATTTAGCATGTGGTTCTGGTGTTATAGGAAAATTATTTAAAAATAAATTTCCAGAATTAGAAGTAGTAGGAATGGATATTTGTCTTTCTCTTCTTAAATGGGCAAAATTTCCTGTATGTCAATCCGATGTATTTAACTTGCCATTTAAAAATGATTCTTTTGATTTAATAATTTCAGCAGGAGCGTTCCATCATTTTTCTCGAATAGATTATGCTATAAAAGAATGTTATAGATGTTTAAAGCCAAACGGTATTTTTATGGCTTTTGATCCAAATAAATTTCATCCTCAAAGATTTATTATGATGACGGCTCCTTTAAGACATATTTTTTATAAAGTAGGTGATAGAGCTCTATCTCCAATTTATTTTAAAAAAAGTCTTATTGCTCAAGGTATTAAAAATGTTAATATTTCATACGTAACTTTTAAATGGAAAGGGGCGAGTTCTTTTAATAATTTAAATTATCAGCTTTTTAATAAGATTTCAAAAACACAGTTCAATAAATTATTGCCCATACTAAGTCCATGGTTTATTATCACTGGTGTAAAACTTTAA
- a CDS encoding B12-binding domain-containing radical SAM protein — MNKFKKDKIVLIFPGAPRIQIGPIIHLPLASLSLAAWLEEKGNYSGKIKIFDTQLKTPTIDDFEDAAVIGISAMTGLQVKYGLEIASLVRKSNSNALIVWGGIHSSLLPEQTLKHSLVDMVVIGEGEQSFLEIVNSVFNEDNLEGIPGTAFKKNNGEIVFGPKRDFLDLDELPLPAYDLIDIKDYSGIEYQFDYQSSRGCPFRCGFCYNTNFCNRRWRKKSSSKVIKDLIYLHDKYGVINFGFVDDEFFINIKRAESIFDGIIQSKKKFGIIASCRLDMIQRFPSSLIDKMKQAGLTQIFFGAESGSDRILKLIQKDITTEDIVKGAKKVAEKGIRPMLSFMSGFPEETLEDFKHTIELILKLWETNPLITINGIFPFNAYPGTNLYNKSKELGLKSPTSLEEWGTWTFQYEPNNPWVNPVMKQWMEIAFYMVRFKYYIARYKDRYKGKFKSKFIEVITSPFSKLVDLRMKKRWFNNAWEWKLFARIVRKTFGYL, encoded by the coding sequence ATGAATAAATTCAAAAAAGATAAAATTGTTTTAATATTTCCTGGAGCGCCAAGAATACAGATAGGTCCTATTATTCATCTGCCCTTAGCTTCTCTTTCACTCGCAGCATGGCTCGAGGAAAAAGGTAATTATTCTGGAAAAATAAAAATATTCGATACTCAACTTAAAACACCAACTATCGATGATTTTGAAGATGCCGCTGTTATTGGTATTTCAGCTATGACAGGACTTCAAGTTAAATATGGATTAGAGATAGCATCATTAGTAAGGAAATCGAATAGTAATGCTTTAATTGTTTGGGGAGGCATACATTCCTCTCTTTTACCTGAACAAACTTTAAAACATTCACTTGTAGATATGGTTGTAATTGGAGAAGGAGAACAAAGTTTTTTAGAAATAGTTAATTCTGTCTTTAATGAAGATAATCTTGAAGGAATTCCAGGAACAGCCTTTAAAAAAAATAATGGTGAAATAGTTTTTGGTCCAAAAAGAGATTTTTTAGATTTAGATGAGTTGCCTTTACCCGCTTATGATCTTATAGATATAAAAGATTATAGCGGTATAGAATATCAATTTGATTATCAATCTTCACGTGGATGTCCTTTTAGATGTGGTTTTTGTTATAATACCAACTTTTGCAATCGAAGATGGAGAAAAAAATCATCTTCCAAAGTAATTAAGGACTTAATATATCTTCATGATAAATACGGGGTGATTAATTTTGGCTTTGTTGATGATGAATTCTTCATTAATATAAAAAGAGCTGAATCAATATTTGATGGCATAATTCAAAGCAAAAAAAAATTCGGAATTATTGCTTCATGCAGGCTTGATATGATTCAACGATTTCCATCCTCATTAATTGATAAAATGAAACAAGCAGGTCTCACTCAAATATTTTTTGGTGCAGAATCAGGTTCAGATAGAATTCTTAAACTAATTCAAAAAGATATAACAACAGAAGATATTGTTAAGGGCGCAAAAAAGGTAGCAGAAAAAGGTATAAGACCTATGTTAAGCTTTATGAGTGGATTCCCAGAAGAAACCTTGGAGGATTTTAAACATACAATTGAACTAATTTTAAAACTTTGGGAAACTAATCCTCTCATAACTATAAATGGAATATTTCCATTTAATGCTTATCCAGGAACTAATCTTTATAATAAATCAAAAGAATTAGGACTTAAATCTCCTACTTCTCTTGAAGAATGGGGGACTTGGACATTTCAATATGAACCTAATAATCCATGGGTTAATCCTGTAATGAAGCAGTGGATGGAAATAGCATTCTATATGGTGAGGTTTAAGTATTATATTGCTCGATATAAGGATAGATACAAAGGTAAGTTTAAAAGTAAATTTATAGAAGTAATTACATCTCCTTTTTCTAAATTGGTTGACTTAAGAATGAAAAAAAGATGGTTTAATAATGCATGGGAATGGAAGTTGTTCGCTCGCATAGTTAGAAAAACATTTGGATATTTATAA